From Streptomyces sp. TLI_235, a single genomic window includes:
- a CDS encoding EmrB/QacA subfamily drug resistance transporter: MSSTGLPSVPAGDHPAADGGRTVPLWLSIVACSVPMFMVALDNLVVSTALHTLAVDLKADTRDLQWFVNAYVLSFSCLLLIGAALGDRFGRRKIFVLGITIFTLASIACGLADTSAELITARTVQGFGAAAVMPLSLTLLSHAVPERLRSLALGLWGAVSGLAIALGPVVGGAVVDGLAWEWIFWINVPVGLIAVPLVLKVLKESRGERAALDVAGMLLASAGLLALVWAIVNGSEDGWASARILGAFAAAVVLLAAFVLWERRVEHPLLPLGFYRIRAFTLTNIVSASMYFGVFGSIFFLSQYLQVAPYRTPLHAGVLTLAWTLMPMFIAPVAGALTDKVGGGRLMALGLFLQAAGLAWINLAATDDTPYSRLVGAMLLAGAGMGFAIAPTAAVVLGAVGPEHRGKASGANTTVREIGGALGIAVLSTVFLEYGGPANAQEFVKGLHPAVWVGVAVVVFGGVCALFIPRPPRPAAQPLETVPEGEPAPASA, translated from the coding sequence ATGTCCTCGACAGGATTGCCGTCCGTCCCGGCCGGGGACCACCCCGCCGCCGACGGCGGCCGCACCGTTCCGCTCTGGCTGTCGATCGTCGCCTGCAGCGTGCCGATGTTCATGGTCGCGCTCGACAACCTGGTGGTCTCCACCGCCCTGCACACCCTGGCCGTCGACCTCAAGGCCGACACCCGCGACCTCCAGTGGTTCGTCAACGCCTACGTGCTCAGCTTCTCCTGCCTGCTGCTGATCGGCGCCGCGCTCGGCGACCGCTTCGGCCGCCGGAAGATCTTCGTCCTCGGCATCACGATCTTCACGCTCGCCTCGATCGCCTGCGGCCTCGCCGACACCAGCGCCGAACTCATCACCGCCCGCACCGTCCAGGGCTTCGGCGCCGCGGCCGTCATGCCGCTCTCGCTCACCCTGCTCTCGCACGCCGTCCCCGAGCGGCTGCGCAGCCTCGCCCTCGGCCTGTGGGGCGCGGTCAGCGGCCTCGCCATCGCGCTCGGCCCGGTGGTCGGCGGCGCCGTCGTCGACGGCCTCGCCTGGGAGTGGATCTTCTGGATCAACGTGCCGGTCGGCCTGATCGCCGTGCCGCTCGTGCTCAAGGTGCTCAAGGAGAGCCGCGGCGAGCGCGCCGCCCTCGACGTGGCCGGCATGCTCCTCGCCTCGGCCGGCCTGCTCGCCCTCGTCTGGGCCATCGTCAACGGCAGCGAGGACGGCTGGGCCTCAGCACGCATCCTCGGCGCCTTCGCCGCCGCCGTCGTCCTGCTGGCCGCCTTCGTGCTCTGGGAGCGCCGGGTCGAGCACCCCCTGCTCCCGCTCGGCTTCTACCGGATCCGCGCCTTCACCCTGACCAACATCGTCTCGGCCTCGATGTACTTCGGCGTCTTCGGCTCGATCTTCTTCCTCTCCCAGTACCTGCAGGTCGCGCCCTACCGCACCCCGCTGCACGCCGGCGTGCTCACGCTGGCCTGGACGCTGATGCCGATGTTCATCGCCCCGGTGGCCGGTGCCCTCACCGACAAGGTGGGCGGCGGACGGCTGATGGCGCTCGGCCTCTTCCTGCAGGCCGCCGGCCTCGCCTGGATCAACCTGGCAGCGACCGACGACACCCCTTACTCCCGGCTGGTCGGCGCCATGCTGCTGGCCGGCGCCGGCATGGGCTTCGCGATCGCCCCGACCGCGGCCGTGGTGCTCGGCGCGGTCGGCCCCGAGCACCGCGGCAAGGCCTCCGGCGCCAACACCACCGTCCGCGAGATCGGCGGCGCGCTCGGCATCGCCGTGCTCAGCACCGTCTTCCTGGAGTACGGCGGTCCGGCGAACGCCCAGGAGTTCGTCAAGGGCCTGCACCCGGCGGTCTGGGTCGGCGTCGCGGTCGTGGTGTTCGGCGGCGTCTGCGCCCTGTTCATCCCGCGCCCGCCCCGCCCGGCCGCGCAGCCCCTGGAGACCGTCCCCGAGGGCGAGCCCGCGCCGGCCAGCGCCTGA
- a CDS encoding adenosine deaminase, producing MDRLSAPRDVTALPKAHLHLHFTGSMRPATLLELADKHGVRLPEALSSGEPPRLRATDERGWFRFQRLYDTARSVLRDESDIRRLVRETAEDERRDGSRWLEIQVDPTSYAPRLGGLIPALELILDAVREASAATGVGMRVVVAANRMKSPMDARTLARLAVRYTDSGVVGFGLSNDERRGLARDFDRAFEIARNGGLLAAPHGGELAGPESVRDCLDDLGAGRIGHGVRSAEDARLLERLAARGVTCEVCPSSNVSLGVYERAEDVPLRTLFEAGVPMALGADDPLLFGSRLAAQYDLVRGVHGFTDAELAELARQSVRGSVAPESVRKELLADIDGWLATPPGPSGLEGDADHHRLVHQLHAEGGADAVADLAGQRQ from the coding sequence ATGGATCGCCTTTCTGCCCCGCGTGACGTCACCGCCCTGCCCAAGGCCCACCTCCACCTGCACTTCACCGGGTCGATGCGCCCGGCCACGCTGCTGGAGCTGGCGGACAAGCACGGGGTGCGGCTGCCGGAGGCGCTGAGCTCGGGCGAGCCGCCGCGACTGCGGGCGACCGACGAGCGTGGCTGGTTCCGCTTCCAGCGGCTGTACGACACCGCCCGCTCGGTGCTGCGCGACGAGTCCGACATCCGCCGGCTGGTCCGGGAGACGGCGGAGGACGAGCGGCGGGACGGCTCCCGCTGGCTGGAGATCCAGGTCGACCCGACCTCGTACGCGCCGCGGCTGGGCGGGCTGATCCCCGCCCTGGAGCTGATCCTGGACGCGGTGCGGGAGGCCTCCGCGGCCACCGGGGTGGGGATGCGGGTGGTGGTCGCCGCCAACCGGATGAAGTCCCCGATGGACGCGCGCACCCTGGCCCGGCTGGCCGTCCGCTACACCGACAGCGGCGTGGTGGGCTTCGGCCTCTCCAACGACGAGCGGCGCGGCCTCGCCCGGGACTTCGACCGTGCCTTCGAGATCGCCCGCAACGGCGGGCTGCTGGCGGCGCCGCACGGCGGCGAGCTGGCCGGCCCGGAGTCCGTCCGCGACTGCCTGGACGACCTGGGCGCCGGCCGGATCGGGCACGGGGTGCGCTCCGCCGAGGACGCCCGGCTGCTGGAGCGCCTCGCCGCGCGCGGGGTCACCTGCGAGGTGTGCCCCTCCTCCAACGTGTCGCTGGGCGTCTACGAGCGGGCCGAGGACGTGCCGCTGCGCACCCTCTTCGAGGCGGGGGTGCCGATGGCCCTGGGCGCGGACGACCCGCTGCTCTTCGGCTCGCGGCTGGCCGCCCAGTACGACCTCGTGCGCGGGGTGCACGGCTTCACCGATGCCGAACTCGCCGAGCTGGCCCGGCAGTCGGTGCGCGGCTCGGTGGCGCCGGAGTCCGTCCGCAAGGAGCTGCTGGCCGACATCGACGGCTGGCTGGCCACCCCGCCGGGCCCGTCCGGGCTAGAGGGCGACGCCGATCATCACCGGCTCGTTCACCAGCTCCACGCCGAAGGCGGCGCGGACGCCGTCGCGGACCTCGCGGGCCAGCGCCAGTAG
- a CDS encoding alkylation response protein AidB-like acyl-CoA dehydrogenase: MPKPELDKLAAELEAHLGDPHDPASRMPYQRILDHDEREEYPYPFVNLLQRWGVHEYNIPAAQGGRAGDVETGFNLLRLIARRDPTTATALIITSLAFLPAWIAGTDEQKQYLVDAMKQGSRYAWGLSERNHGSDVLGNEMRAEKVDGGYLLTGEKWLIGNARIADGLTVFARTKESGGPAGYSILLLEKRRTPAGSVEELPNERLHGLRAIDMSGIRTDGVFVPDSARLGAEGAGLEIALQTSQVARTLIGSIALSAVDTALRGTLDFTERRVIFGRTVTDIPYSRRQLAECFADLMVADAVSLGAVRSLQLVPEQASVWSSVAKYLVPTMLERTMSQLNVVLGARFYLRAEPHFGIHQKMLRDLLVANFADGNTVVNLKNLALQLDGLLAAAVEPPAGAVAEAEEHVRTLYGMDRPLPLYRPWDQELFSRGKDDALLAAPASLAALRRLAADAGGEERDRLERAAGTAAELLGRAPALRERSRSLKARLGRDYGPSAELFDLAKEYCLLHAVAACVHTHIHSADALEDPLPSGALLLLQLERLRRHWYPHEAVTDAADVDEVTAVLRRLHRGNRLFSHWQFRLAERTAPVPGTQ; encoded by the coding sequence GTGCCGAAGCCGGAACTCGACAAGCTCGCCGCCGAGCTGGAGGCCCACCTGGGCGATCCGCACGACCCGGCGAGCCGCATGCCGTACCAGCGGATCCTCGACCACGACGAGCGCGAGGAGTACCCCTACCCCTTCGTCAACCTGCTGCAGCGCTGGGGCGTCCACGAGTACAACATCCCCGCGGCCCAGGGCGGCCGCGCCGGCGACGTGGAGACCGGCTTCAACCTGCTGCGCCTCATCGCCCGCCGCGACCCCACCACCGCCACCGCCCTGATCATCACCAGCCTGGCCTTCCTGCCCGCCTGGATCGCCGGCACCGACGAGCAGAAGCAGTACCTGGTCGACGCCATGAAGCAGGGCAGCCGCTACGCCTGGGGCCTGTCCGAGCGCAACCACGGCAGCGACGTGCTCGGCAACGAGATGCGCGCCGAGAAGGTGGACGGCGGCTACCTGCTCACCGGCGAGAAGTGGCTGATCGGCAACGCCCGCATCGCCGACGGCCTCACCGTCTTCGCCCGCACCAAGGAGTCCGGCGGCCCCGCCGGGTACTCGATCCTGCTGCTGGAGAAGCGCCGCACCCCGGCCGGCTCCGTCGAGGAACTGCCCAACGAGCGGCTGCACGGCCTGCGCGCCATCGACATGAGCGGCATCCGGACGGACGGGGTCTTCGTCCCCGACTCCGCCCGGCTCGGCGCGGAGGGCGCCGGCCTGGAGATCGCCCTGCAGACCTCGCAGGTCGCCCGCACCCTGATCGGCTCCATCGCGCTCTCCGCCGTGGACACCGCGCTGCGGGGCACCCTCGACTTCACCGAGCGCCGGGTGATCTTCGGCCGCACGGTGACCGACATCCCGTACTCCCGGCGGCAGTTGGCCGAGTGCTTCGCCGACCTGATGGTCGCCGACGCGGTCAGCCTCGGCGCCGTCCGCAGCCTGCAGCTCGTCCCGGAGCAGGCCAGCGTCTGGTCGTCCGTCGCCAAGTACCTGGTGCCGACCATGCTGGAACGCACCATGTCCCAGCTCAACGTGGTACTGGGCGCCCGCTTCTACCTCCGCGCCGAGCCGCACTTCGGCATCCACCAGAAGATGCTCCGCGACCTGCTGGTGGCCAACTTCGCCGACGGCAACACCGTGGTCAACCTCAAGAACCTCGCCCTGCAGTTGGACGGACTGCTCGCCGCCGCCGTCGAGCCGCCCGCCGGCGCCGTCGCCGAGGCCGAGGAGCACGTCCGCACCCTCTACGGCATGGACCGGCCACTGCCGCTCTACCGCCCCTGGGACCAGGAGCTGTTCAGCCGCGGCAAGGACGACGCCCTGCTCGCCGCGCCCGCCTCGCTGGCCGCCCTGCGCCGCCTCGCCGCCGACGCCGGGGGTGAGGAGCGCGACCGCCTGGAGCGCGCCGCCGGCACCGCCGCCGAACTCCTCGGCCGTGCCCCGGCCCTGCGCGAACGCAGCCGCAGCCTGAAGGCCCGACTCGGCCGCGACTACGGCCCGTCCGCCGAACTCTTCGACCTCGCCAAGGAGTACTGCCTGCTGCACGCCGTCGCCGCCTGCGTGCACACCCACATCCACTCCGCCGACGCCCTGGAGGACCCGCTGCCCAGCGGCGCCCTGCTGCTGCTCCAGCTGGAGCGGCTGCGCCGGCACTGGTACCCGCACGAGGCGGTCACCGACGCCGCCGACGTGGACGAGGTGACGGCCGTGCTGCGCCGCCTCCACCGCGGCAACCGGCTGTTCTCGCACTGGCAGTTCCGGCTGGCCGAGCGCACCGCGCCCGTCCCCGGCACGCAGTGA
- a CDS encoding UDP-N-acetylmuramate dehydrogenase — translation MRMASRLLEVGAVRPGGRGPIWIAYVSTIGVRPGSAGTGTGAAAVPYTVVGVQVHQNAPLAPLTTLRLGGPARRLVTATTDEDVVAAVREADAAGEPLLVLGGGSNLVIGDAGFDGTVLRVATRGFDLDGTRLELAAGEVWTEVVARTVEAGLAGIEFLSGIPGSAGATPVQNVGAYGQEVAETVTEVVAYDRRAGETVVLTNEECGFSYRHSRFKADPARYVVLRVRFALEDAAGQSSPVKYAEVARTLGVAAGERVDLVTAADTVLKLRAGKGMVLDAEDHDTWSAGSFFTNPVLTAEQYAAFTARLDGLAAPAYPAPDGCTKTSAAWLIDKAGFTKGYGTGPATLSTKHTLALTNRGSATTADLLALAREVRDGVRAAFGVELVNEPVMIGVAL, via the coding sequence ATGCGCATGGCGTCCCGTCTGTTGGAGGTCGGGGCGGTCCGCCCGGGCGGTCGCGGACCAATATGGATAGCATACGTCTCCACTATCGGTGTCCGCCCGGGAAGCGCGGGCACCGGCACCGGCGCGGCGGCCGTCCCGTATACCGTGGTGGGCGTGCAGGTACACCAGAACGCCCCGCTCGCCCCGCTGACCACGCTCCGGCTCGGCGGCCCCGCCCGCCGCCTCGTCACGGCCACCACCGACGAGGACGTCGTCGCGGCCGTCCGCGAGGCCGATGCGGCCGGCGAGCCGCTGCTCGTCCTCGGCGGCGGCTCCAACCTGGTGATCGGCGACGCGGGCTTCGACGGCACCGTGCTGCGGGTCGCCACCCGGGGCTTCGACCTGGACGGCACCCGCCTGGAGCTCGCCGCCGGCGAGGTCTGGACCGAGGTCGTCGCCCGTACCGTCGAGGCCGGCCTGGCCGGTATCGAGTTCCTGTCCGGCATCCCCGGCTCGGCCGGCGCCACCCCGGTGCAGAACGTCGGCGCCTACGGCCAGGAGGTCGCCGAGACCGTCACCGAGGTCGTCGCCTACGACCGGCGGGCCGGCGAGACGGTCGTCCTCACCAACGAGGAGTGCGGCTTCTCCTACCGACACAGCCGCTTCAAGGCCGACCCGGCCCGCTACGTCGTCCTGCGGGTGCGCTTCGCCCTGGAGGACGCGGCCGGGCAGTCCTCCCCGGTCAAGTACGCCGAGGTCGCCCGGACCCTGGGCGTCGCGGCGGGGGAGCGGGTCGACCTCGTCACCGCCGCCGACACCGTGCTCAAGCTGCGGGCCGGCAAGGGCATGGTGCTGGACGCCGAGGACCACGACACCTGGTCGGCCGGCTCCTTCTTCACCAACCCGGTGCTCACCGCCGAGCAGTACGCGGCCTTCACCGCCCGGCTCGACGGCCTGGCCGCCCCCGCCTACCCCGCCCCGGACGGCTGCACCAAGACCTCCGCCGCCTGGCTGATCGACAAGGCCGGCTTCACCAAGGGCTACGGCACCGGCCCGGCCACCCTCTCCACCAAGCACACCCTGGCCCTCACCAACCGCGGCTCGGCCACCACCGCGGACCTACTGGCGCTGGCCCGCGAGGTCCGCGACGGCGTCCGCGCCGCCTTCGGCGTGGAGCTGGTGAACGAGCCGGTGATGATCGGCGTCGCCCTCTAG
- a CDS encoding MerR-like DNA binding protein: protein MPVPTIKYYLREGLLPGGELTSPNQAQYGEAHVHRLKLVRAMVDVGKLPVAATRDVLQAIDEPGNSLHAVLGVASAAVTPAVTAADPEAWESAEKLVTELVERHGWQVKPGNPARQALAQLVVTFRDLGQDDLLDIFDDYAVAAERLSVAELALIGRREGLDSKVEGAVLGTVLGDALIGAMRRLAQADASHRTFEAPGADRG from the coding sequence GTGCCGGTCCCGACCATCAAGTACTACCTGCGGGAGGGCCTGCTGCCCGGTGGCGAGCTCACCAGCCCCAACCAGGCGCAGTACGGCGAGGCCCATGTGCACCGGCTGAAGCTGGTGCGGGCGATGGTCGACGTGGGCAAGCTCCCGGTGGCCGCCACCCGGGACGTGCTTCAGGCGATCGACGAGCCCGGCAACAGCCTGCACGCGGTGCTGGGCGTCGCCTCGGCCGCCGTCACCCCCGCGGTGACCGCGGCCGACCCGGAGGCCTGGGAGAGCGCGGAGAAGCTGGTCACGGAGCTGGTGGAGCGGCACGGCTGGCAGGTGAAGCCGGGCAATCCGGCCCGGCAGGCGCTGGCCCAGCTGGTGGTGACCTTCCGCGACCTCGGCCAGGACGACCTGCTGGACATCTTCGACGACTACGCGGTCGCCGCCGAGCGGCTCTCCGTCGCGGAGCTGGCACTGATCGGCCGGCGCGAGGGCCTGGACAGCAAGGTGGAGGGGGCGGTGCTCGGCACCGTCCTCGGCGACGCGCTGATCGGGGCGATGCGCCGGCTCGCGCAGGCGGACGCCTCGCACCGCACCTTCGAGGCGCCCGGGGCCGACCGCGGCTGA
- a CDS encoding preprotein translocase subunit SecE, which produces MTETTGSTATPESGNPEGADGAAATTDGDDKALSRRDRKRARKAQGGDRKSGKRAKKGLFARIAVFYRQIIAELRKVVWPSRGELIQYTTVVVVFVVTIMLLVYGLDTAFAKLSLLVFG; this is translated from the coding sequence GTGACGGAGACCACGGGCTCCACCGCAACGCCTGAGAGCGGCAACCCCGAGGGTGCCGACGGCGCTGCCGCCACGACTGACGGCGACGACAAGGCGCTCTCCCGCCGCGACCGCAAGCGCGCCCGCAAGGCACAGGGCGGCGACCGGAAGTCGGGCAAGCGGGCCAAGAAGGGCCTCTTCGCACGCATCGCGGTCTTCTACCGGCAGATCATCGCCGAGCTCCGCAAGGTCGTCTGGCCGAGCCGCGGCGAGCTGATCCAGTACACCACCGTGGTCGTCGTCTTCGTCGTCACGATCATGCTCCTGGTCTACGGCCTGGACACCGCCTTCGCCAAGCTCAGCCTGCTCGTCTTCGGCTGA
- a CDS encoding putative NAD/FAD-binding protein — MSATAKPRVAVVGAGVAGLSAAYRLREHAEITLFEQDGRPGGHANTVEVEDDGRVLGIDTAFVVFNKPSYPNLSRFFDELGVATRRHEGGFNFFDLDSGLQYGTAEMALPEEEVLARYPVEFRTIWREARRFHQEGRKDFLRKRTDLPLGEYLDRGGYSAEFRYGYVILLCTAVWSVPAELIWEMPATTVIAFFMAHDEGGLGGQRVDWQTVEGGSIRYVRAALAAIDPKLRLGERVLSVTEQPDGVTVTTASGAEHFDHAVVAAHGDQARDLLTEPSAVQRETLAKVRYNSSVAVLHTDPSVMPADRSRWDNWNYGKVAVDGEVRPYVAYYMNRLHGFDSAQDYFVTLDCPLPVREESVIRELHYEHPVIDLDLRTLQKTIYRVNEGTRIKLAGSYFHSKQLHWDQIGSHEAAFSSGLEAAEQLLRELGR, encoded by the coding sequence ATGTCTGCAACCGCCAAGCCCCGGGTCGCGGTCGTCGGCGCCGGCGTGGCCGGCCTGTCCGCCGCGTACCGGCTCCGCGAGCACGCCGAGATCACCCTCTTCGAGCAGGACGGCCGCCCCGGCGGGCACGCCAACACCGTCGAGGTCGAGGACGACGGGCGGGTGCTCGGCATCGACACCGCCTTCGTCGTCTTCAACAAGCCCAGCTACCCCAACCTCAGCCGGTTCTTCGACGAGCTGGGGGTCGCCACCCGCCGGCACGAGGGCGGCTTCAACTTCTTCGACCTGGACAGCGGACTCCAGTACGGCACCGCCGAGATGGCGCTGCCCGAGGAGGAGGTGCTGGCCCGCTACCCGGTGGAGTTCCGCACCATCTGGCGCGAGGCCCGCCGCTTCCACCAGGAGGGCCGCAAGGACTTCCTGCGCAAGCGCACCGACCTGCCGCTGGGGGAGTACCTCGACCGCGGCGGCTACAGCGCCGAGTTCCGGTACGGCTACGTCATCCTGCTGTGCACCGCCGTCTGGTCGGTGCCCGCGGAGCTGATCTGGGAGATGCCGGCCACCACGGTGATCGCCTTCTTCATGGCGCACGACGAGGGCGGCCTGGGCGGGCAGCGGGTCGACTGGCAGACGGTGGAAGGCGGTTCGATCCGCTACGTGCGCGCGGCGCTGGCCGCGATCGACCCCAAGCTGCGGCTCGGCGAGCGGGTCCTCTCGGTCACCGAGCAGCCGGACGGGGTCACCGTCACCACCGCCTCCGGCGCGGAGCACTTCGACCACGCGGTGGTCGCCGCCCACGGCGACCAGGCCCGTGACCTCCTCACCGAGCCGAGCGCGGTGCAGCGCGAGACGCTGGCGAAGGTCCGCTACAACTCCTCCGTCGCGGTGCTGCACACCGACCCCTCGGTGATGCCCGCCGACCGCTCCCGCTGGGACAACTGGAACTACGGCAAGGTCGCCGTGGACGGCGAGGTCCGCCCGTACGTCGCCTACTACATGAACCGGCTGCACGGCTTCGACTCGGCGCAGGACTACTTCGTCACCCTGGACTGCCCGCTGCCGGTGCGGGAGGAGTCGGTGATCCGCGAACTGCACTACGAGCACCCGGTGATCGACCTGGACCTGCGCACCCTGCAGAAGACCATCTACCGGGTGAACGAGGGCACCCGGATCAAGCTCGCCGGCTCGTACTTCCACTCCAAGCAGCTGCACTGGGACCAGATCGGCTCGCACGAGGCGGCGTTCTCCTCCGGCCTGGAGGCGGCGGAGCAGCTGCTGCGGGAGCTCGGCCGCTGA
- a CDS encoding transcription antitermination protein nusG has product MSESPLYDADETVRDADVAAEAADAEAAEQILDAVDADEDEVEAADEVEAGEPAEAAAVHEVSDAEVSDAEVSDTEAADTEAAAEEEFAAEAEESDPVAEFREKLRIAPGEWYVIHTYAGYENRVKQNLEQRSVSLNVEDRIFESAVPQEEVVQIKNGDRKTIRQNKLPGYVLVRMELDAESWGVVRNTPGVTGFVGNAYDPYPLTLDEVVKMLAPDVERAAAKEAGKASPIRPVEVQVLDFEVGDSVTVTDGPFATLQATINEINPDSKKVKGLVEIFGRETPVELSFDQIQKN; this is encoded by the coding sequence GTGTCTGAGTCCCCCCTGTACGACGCCGACGAGACCGTCCGCGACGCGGATGTCGCGGCGGAGGCCGCCGACGCCGAGGCTGCGGAGCAGATCCTCGACGCCGTGGACGCCGACGAGGACGAGGTCGAGGCTGCGGACGAGGTGGAGGCGGGCGAGCCGGCCGAGGCCGCCGCGGTGCACGAGGTCTCCGACGCCGAGGTCTCCGACGCCGAGGTCTCCGACACCGAGGCCGCCGACACCGAGGCCGCCGCCGAGGAGGAGTTCGCCGCCGAGGCGGAGGAGAGCGACCCGGTCGCCGAGTTCCGCGAGAAGCTCCGCATCGCGCCGGGCGAGTGGTACGTGATCCACACCTACGCCGGCTACGAGAACCGCGTGAAGCAGAACCTGGAGCAGCGCTCCGTCTCGCTGAACGTCGAGGACCGCATCTTCGAGTCGGCCGTGCCGCAGGAAGAGGTCGTCCAGATCAAGAACGGCGACCGCAAGACCATCCGTCAGAACAAGCTCCCCGGCTACGTCCTGGTCCGCATGGAGCTGGACGCCGAGTCCTGGGGCGTCGTCCGCAACACCCCGGGTGTCACCGGCTTCGTCGGCAACGCCTACGACCCGTACCCGCTGACGCTGGACGAGGTCGTCAAGATGCTCGCGCCGGACGTCGAGCGCGCCGCGGCCAAGGAGGCCGGCAAGGCCTCGCCGATCCGCCCGGTCGAGGTCCAGGTGCTCGACTTCGAGGTCGGCGACTCGGTCACCGTCACCGACGGCCCGTTCGCGACCCTGCAGGCGACCATCAACGAGATCAACCCGGACTCGAAGAAGGTCAAGGGCCTCGTCGAGATCTTCGGCCGCGAGACCCCGGTCGAGCTGTCGTTCGACCAGATCCAGAAGAACTGA
- a CDS encoding 4'-phosphopantetheinyl transferase, producing MPARDGHLWLLPETAADAFADRHGGAALLGPEERAQLARLRGEGARRRFLGGRVLARYALSARSGRPLGGWRVRTGPDGRPEPEPAAGGLRFNLSHTDGMVACLVTAGRSCGVDVEPAAAGADAVRHLPRWFAPAERAAVDGAPAAERPARVAAYWVLKEAYLKAVGTGLRRELAGFSFTPPAERPIRLTDPAATAAENAGWHFELIHPAPGYVLAAAVQDGRGGRIHRTLIAP from the coding sequence ATGCCCGCGCGTGACGGCCACCTCTGGCTGCTCCCGGAGACCGCCGCCGACGCCTTCGCCGACCGGCACGGCGGAGCGGCGCTGCTCGGCCCCGAGGAGCGGGCGCAGCTGGCCCGCCTGCGCGGCGAGGGCGCCCGGCGGCGCTTCCTCGGCGGCCGGGTGCTCGCCCGGTACGCGCTGAGCGCCCGCTCCGGCCGCCCGCTCGGCGGCTGGCGGGTGCGCACCGGCCCGGACGGCCGTCCGGAGCCCGAACCGGCCGCCGGCGGCCTGCGGTTCAACCTCTCGCACACCGACGGCATGGTCGCCTGCCTGGTGACGGCCGGCCGCAGCTGCGGGGTGGACGTGGAGCCCGCCGCGGCCGGCGCGGACGCCGTCCGCCACCTGCCCCGCTGGTTCGCCCCCGCCGAGCGGGCCGCCGTGGACGGCGCCCCCGCGGCCGAGCGGCCGGCCCGGGTCGCCGCCTACTGGGTGCTCAAGGAGGCGTACCTCAAGGCGGTCGGCACCGGGCTGCGCCGGGAGCTCGCCGGCTTCTCCTTCACCCCGCCGGCCGAGCGGCCGATCCGGCTCACCGACCCGGCCGCGACGGCCGCCGAGAACGCCGGCTGGCACTTCGAACTGATCCACCCCGCACCGGGATACGTCCTCGCCGCCGCCGTGCAGGACGGCCGGGGCGGCCGCATCCACCGCACCCTGATCGCCCCCTGA
- a CDS encoding L-aspartate aminotransferase, translated as MSASTPANVRPADRRVSARIGAIAESATLAVDAKAKALKAAGRPVIGFGAGEPDFPTPGYIVDAAVAACQDPKNHRYTPAGGLPELRAAIAAKTLRDSGYEVDASQVLVTNGGKQAIYEAFAAILDPGDEVVVPAPYWTTYPESIQLAGGVAVEVVTDETTGYKVSVEQLEAARTENTKVVLFVSPSNPTGAVYTREEAEAIGRWALEHGLWVLTDEIYEHLVYGGAEFTSLPALLPELRDKCIVVNGVAKTYAMTGWRVGWLIGPQDVVKAATNLQSHATSNVSNVAQVAALAAVSGDLSAVDEMKTAFDRRRRTIVKMLNEIDGVLCPEPEGAFYVYPSVKGLLGKEIRGKRPASSAELAALILDEAEVAVVPGEAFGTPGYLRLSYALGDADLVEGVTRIQRLLAEARA; from the coding sequence ATGAGCGCTTCCACCCCCGCCAACGTCCGTCCTGCCGACCGCCGGGTGTCCGCCCGGATCGGCGCCATCGCGGAGTCCGCCACCCTCGCCGTGGACGCCAAGGCCAAGGCCCTCAAGGCGGCCGGCCGCCCCGTCATCGGCTTCGGCGCGGGCGAGCCCGACTTCCCGACCCCGGGCTACATAGTCGACGCCGCCGTCGCCGCCTGCCAGGACCCGAAGAACCACCGCTACACCCCGGCCGGAGGCCTGCCCGAGCTCAGGGCCGCGATCGCCGCCAAGACGCTGCGCGACTCCGGGTACGAGGTGGACGCCTCCCAGGTGCTCGTCACCAACGGCGGCAAGCAGGCCATCTACGAGGCCTTCGCCGCGATCCTCGACCCGGGCGACGAGGTCGTCGTGCCGGCCCCGTACTGGACCACCTACCCGGAGTCGATCCAGCTCGCGGGCGGTGTGGCGGTCGAGGTCGTCACCGACGAGACCACCGGCTACAAGGTCTCGGTCGAGCAGCTGGAGGCGGCCCGCACCGAGAACACCAAGGTGGTGCTGTTCGTCTCGCCGTCCAACCCGACCGGCGCGGTGTACACCCGCGAGGAGGCCGAGGCGATCGGCCGCTGGGCGCTGGAGCACGGCCTGTGGGTGCTCACCGACGAGATCTACGAGCACCTGGTCTACGGGGGCGCCGAGTTCACCTCGCTGCCGGCCCTGCTGCCCGAGCTGCGCGACAAGTGCATCGTCGTCAACGGCGTGGCCAAGACCTACGCGATGACCGGCTGGCGGGTGGGCTGGCTGATCGGCCCGCAGGACGTCGTGAAGGCCGCCACCAACCTGCAGTCGCACGCCACCTCCAACGTCTCCAACGTGGCGCAGGTGGCCGCGCTGGCCGCCGTCTCCGGCGACCTGTCGGCCGTGGACGAGATGAAGACCGCCTTCGACCGCCGCCGCCGCACCATCGTGAAGATGCTCAACGAGATCGACGGCGTGCTCTGCCCCGAGCCCGAGGGCGCGTTCTACGTGTACCCGTCGGTGAAGGGGCTGCTGGGCAAGGAGATCCGCGGCAAGCGGCCGGCGAGCTCCGCCGAGCTCGCCGCGCTGATCCTGGACGAGGCCGAGGTCGCGGTCGTCCCCGGCGAGGCCTTCGGCACCCCCGGCTACCTGCGGCTCTCGTACGCGCTCGGCGACGCCGACCTGGTCGAGGGCGTGACCCGGATCCAGCGGCTGCTGGCCGAGGCCCGCGCCTGA